Proteins encoded by one window of Mesorhizobium sp. INR15:
- a CDS encoding AraC family transcriptional regulator, with product MSQFTVQPLLETGIVRVRDVVCSGECRHKSVEECTSATHLVFPHRGVFVRHVGRNDAVAEANQLLFFNEAEAYQISHPVEGGDACLDIVVEEAQLRELAPKEQLRGGGLLAFRRQRRRIDPRAQALVALLRHSLSRDIAETLEAETLVLTLVRRSLGERTSHVAGASPGRQKLVDRAKLVLSSDLSRRWTLAEIAAEVGVSPVYLTQVFQQVEAMPLYRYHLRLRLARALDLLGRYDNLTALGMDLGFSSHSHFSAAFKQVYGRTPAEFQRSIKPR from the coding sequence ATGTCGCAATTCACCGTCCAACCGCTCCTGGAAACAGGCATCGTCAGGGTCAGGGATGTCGTCTGCAGCGGTGAATGCCGGCACAAAAGCGTGGAAGAATGCACTTCGGCCACGCATCTGGTGTTTCCCCATCGCGGCGTCTTCGTGCGTCATGTCGGGCGCAACGACGCCGTTGCGGAGGCCAACCAGCTGCTGTTCTTCAACGAGGCGGAAGCCTATCAGATCAGCCACCCCGTCGAGGGTGGCGATGCCTGTCTCGATATCGTTGTCGAAGAGGCGCAGTTGCGGGAACTGGCGCCAAAGGAACAGTTGCGCGGTGGCGGCCTCCTGGCATTTCGCCGCCAGCGCCGCCGCATAGACCCGCGAGCGCAGGCTCTGGTGGCGTTGCTCCGCCACAGCCTGAGCCGCGACATCGCCGAGACGCTGGAAGCGGAAACCCTGGTGCTGACGCTGGTGCGGAGGTCTCTCGGCGAGCGCACCTCGCATGTCGCCGGCGCCAGCCCCGGCCGGCAGAAGCTGGTGGACCGCGCCAAGCTGGTGCTCTCATCCGACCTGTCGCGGCGCTGGACACTGGCTGAAATCGCCGCCGAGGTCGGCGTTTCGCCCGTCTACCTCACCCAGGTCTTTCAACAGGTCGAAGCCATGCCGCTCTATCGCTATCACCTGCGCTTGCGGCTGGCGCGTGCGCTGGACCTGCTTGGCCGCTACGACAATTTGACCGCGCTGGGCATGGATCTCGGCTTTTCCAGCCACAGCCATTTCAGCGCTGCGTTCAAGCAGGTCTACGGTCGCACGCCGGCGGAATTTCAGCGCTCGATAAAACCACGTTGA
- a CDS encoding DUF1127 domain-containing protein — protein MASWISLQLERRRSRRALLEMSDEQLKDIGLSRGEAYSESVRRLWD, from the coding sequence ATGGCAAGCTGGATCAGCCTCCAGTTGGAGAGGCGGCGGAGCCGGCGCGCTTTGCTCGAAATGAGCGACGAACAGCTCAAGGACATCGGCCTGTCACGCGGCGAAGCCTATTCGGAATCCGTGCGGCGGTTGTGGGATTGA
- a CDS encoding alpha/beta fold hydrolase, which produces MTDLFHDIPGNPRPENATGGFFTTRDGKKIRYGLFAAVARPMKGTVVLLTGRNECIEKYFETIRNLADRGLGVATLDWRGQGDSDRLIRDRQRGYVRSFRDYTSDLEQFFEEIVLPDCRGPYYILAHSAGAVITLLAAPSMVNRVRRMVLIAPFLTLPDLPVSISTVRRVCSFLCLLGLGRLYAAWGPRPKQPAPFATNKVTSDPVRFERNTQIYKTYPRMALGGPTIRWLQAAAKASEAVSDPDFMARIQVPLLIVAAGADRVVSTKAVEAYARHLRLGSLLMIDGSRHEILQEADIYREQFLAAFDEFIPGTDDPTA; this is translated from the coding sequence ATGACGGACCTCTTCCACGACATTCCAGGCAATCCGCGACCGGAGAACGCCACTGGCGGTTTCTTCACCACGCGAGACGGCAAGAAGATCCGCTACGGCCTGTTCGCAGCGGTTGCCCGGCCGATGAAGGGTACGGTCGTCCTTTTGACCGGACGCAACGAGTGCATCGAGAAATATTTCGAAACCATCCGCAACCTCGCCGATCGGGGTCTCGGCGTCGCCACGCTGGACTGGCGCGGCCAGGGCGATTCCGACCGGCTGATCCGCGACCGCCAGCGCGGCTATGTCCGCTCGTTCCGCGACTACACCAGCGACCTCGAGCAATTCTTCGAGGAGATCGTGCTGCCTGATTGCCGGGGGCCATATTACATCCTGGCGCATTCAGCCGGAGCGGTGATCACGTTGCTGGCGGCGCCCTCGATGGTGAACCGGGTACGGCGCATGGTGCTGATCGCGCCGTTCCTGACCTTGCCTGATCTGCCGGTGTCCATATCGACCGTTCGCCGCGTCTGTTCCTTTCTCTGTCTGCTGGGCCTCGGCCGGCTTTATGCCGCCTGGGGGCCGCGGCCGAAGCAGCCGGCCCCTTTCGCTACCAACAAGGTGACGTCGGATCCTGTGCGCTTTGAGCGCAACACGCAGATCTATAAAACCTATCCGCGGATGGCGCTTGGCGGCCCGACGATCCGCTGGCTGCAGGCAGCGGCGAAAGCTTCCGAAGCCGTCAGCGATCCGGATTTCATGGCCAGGATTCAGGTTCCGCTACTGATTGTCGCCGCCGGCGCCGACCGGGTCGTCTCGACCAAGGCGGTCGAGGCCTACGCCAGGCATCTACGCCTCGGCTCGCTGCTGATGATTGACGGCTCGCGCCACGAAATTCTGCAGGAAGCCGACATCTACCGCGAGCAATTCCTCGCCGCCTTCGATGAATTCATTCCCGGCACCGACGATCCTACGGCCTGA